A single genomic interval of Prunus dulcis chromosome 5, ALMONDv2, whole genome shotgun sequence harbors:
- the LOC117628469 gene encoding phosphoserine phosphatase, chloroplastic, giving the protein MEGLVGVSRVTPVRTHLRQKHLPFVPTSSLKFTKSSYRNRTRVGMNQHPKSPNPIAASIQPLEASALSRFDNTQPSKEVLDLWRNADAVCFDVDSTVCLDEGIDELAEYCGAGKAVAEWTARAMSGSVPFEEALAARLSLFNPSLSQVQDFLKERPVRLSPGIDELVKKLKANNTDVYLVSGGFRQMIKPAASILGIPPENVFANQLLFGTSGEFLGFDKNEPTSRSGGKATAVQQIRKAHNYKELIMIGDGATDLEARQPGGADLFICYAGVQLREAVAAKANWLVFNFEDLISSLD; this is encoded by the exons ATGGAAGGATTGGTGGGTGTTTCACGAGTCACCCCAGTTCGTACTCATTTGAGGCAAAAGCACCTTCCTTTTGTTCCTACGTCTTCACTGAAATTTACGAAAAGTTCGTATAGAAATAGAACTAGAGTTGGAATGAACCAACATCCCAAATCACCCAACCCAATTGCTGCTTCAATTCAACCATTAGAAGCCTCCGCATTGAGCCGCTTTGACAACACGCAACCATCCAAAG AGGTTCTCGATTTATGGAGAAATGCTGATGCGGTGTGCTTCGATGTGGATAGCACTGTTTGCCTGGATGAGGGCATTGATGAACTTGCAGAATATTGTGGAGCTGGAAAGGCTGTTGCAGAATGGACGGCTAG GGCAATGAGTGGTTCAGTACCTTTTGAGGAGGCTTTGGCTGCTAGACTATCTTTGTTCAATCCTTCCCTATCTCAAGTTCAAGATTTTCTCAAAGAGAGGCCCGTAAG GCTTTCACCTGGCATAGATGAGTTAGTCAAGAAGCTGAAGGCTAATAACACTGATGTTTATCTGGTCTCTGGGGGCTTCCGTCAAATGATCAAA CCTGCAGCATCGATTCTTGGGATACCGCCTGAAAACGTCTTTGCAAATCAACTGCTATTTGGAACATCTGGAGAGTTTCTGggttttgacaaaaatgaGCCCACTTCAAGGAGTGGTGGGAAAGCCACTGCAGTGCAACAAATAAGGAAG GCTCATAATTACAAGGAATTAATCATGATTGGGGATGGTGCGACTGATCTTGAG GCACGCCAACCGGGAGGTGCTGACTTGTTCATTTGCTATGCTGGTGTTCAACTTCGAGAGGCTGTAGCGGCAAAGGCCAATTGGCTTGTTTTTAATTTCGAAGACTTGATAAGCTCCTTGGACTAA